From Streptosporangiales bacterium:
GCAGGTGGGCCAGGAATTGGTTGAGGTCGTCGCGGGTGTAGGTCCAGTTGAACGATTGCGCGGTGGTGTTGTAGCGGTCCTGGAACGCGAGGATGCGCGTGGCGAGGTCGTCGAGGTCTGCGAAGTCGGCGGGGCTGATCGCTTTGCGCTGGAGGATGGAGAAGTAGATCTCAACTTGATTGAGCCAGGACGCGTGCACGGGCAGGTGTACCAGGGTCGCGGTCGGCCAGGCGGTGTTCATCCGGTCGATCGATGCCTGTCCGTTGTGGGAGGAGCCGTTGTCGACGACCCAGAACACCCGCTTGGCCGACGCGTACGGTTCGGCGCTCATCACCTTGGTAACCAGGTCGGCAAAGGGCTCGATCCCGGTCTTGGGAGCGATGGTGCCGATCACGTCGGCCTGGTGCACGTCATAGGCGGCGAAGTAGGCAAGTGTGCCGCCCCGACGATATTCGAACTCGACCCGGCGGGTGCGTCCGGGTCCGGCCGGCACGCCAGCGTGACGGCGACGCAAGGCTTGCAGCTGGGACTTCTCATCAGCGCTGATGACGTACTCGTCGTCGGTGAGTTCGTGGCCCGCCCAGCAGCGGTCGTAGAGATCGAGCACGCGGCCGGCCTTGGCTGCGAAGGCGGGATCGCGGGGAAAGATCCAGGACCGGTGTTGCCAGGGTTTGATCGCGTCAGCGGCCAGCCAGCGGCCGATGGTGCTCGCACTGATCTTCTCCACCACGCCCTCGGCGACCGACTCCTTGGCCAGTTCGGCGACCGACCAGCGGGCCAGCGGGACACCAGCGTCTGCCGGCGCGGTGCAGGCCAGCGCCTTGACCTCGGCGACCTGGACAGGGGTGAAAACGGGCGGACGTCCCGACCGGGGACGGTCGGTGAGCCCATCGAGTCCGTGTTGGTGGAACCGTCGGCGCCACTTGCGGATGGTGTCGATATGCATCCCCAGCTCGGCGGCGATCGCGGCGTTCGTGTGACCGTCAGCGGCAGCCAACACGATCTTGGCGCGGATCACCATCCGATGCTCGGCTCGCCCGGACCGGAGACGAGCAGACAGGATGGCTTGATCGGCGGCGGACAGGATGATCACGAAGGGGGAAGAGATCACCACCCCTCTGTTGTCGCCGACCAGCACGCCGCGTCGAGCAATGACACGCCGGGGCGGTGGGTGTTTGTCGATGCATAGGCCACCATGAAGGCCATGGCCAAGATCCCGGAGTCGACGCGGACCTCTCTCCATCAGCGGCTCTCGGCTCGTGCCCGCACACGCTGGCCCGAACTCACCGAAGTCCGGGTGCGCTACCGAGCCG
This genomic window contains:
- a CDS encoding IS630 family transposase, whose protein sequence is MVIRAKIVLAAADGHTNAAIAAELGMHIDTIRKWRRRFHQHGLDGLTDRPRSGRPPVFTPVQVAEVKALACTAPADAGVPLARWSVAELAKESVAEGVVEKISASTIGRWLAADAIKPWQHRSWIFPRDPAFAAKAGRVLDLYDRCWAGHELTDDEYVISADEKSQLQALRRRHAGVPAGPGRTRRVEFEYRRGGTLAYFAAYDVHQADVIGTIAPKTGIEPFADLVTKVMSAEPYASAKRVFWVVDNGSSHNGQASIDRMNTAWPTATLVHLPVHASWLNQVEIYFSILQRKAISPADFADLDDLATRILAFQDRYNTTAQSFNWTYTRDDLNQFLAHLRLHDPVTSPPVSRPAA